A region of the Scomber scombrus chromosome 17, fScoSco1.1, whole genome shotgun sequence genome:
cttttgtctccttttgATATTGAAGTGATGACTGGCTCTATCCTCAGGACAACATGCAGagatcaatatttaatatagtgATTTATCATGTGGGAGGACATATTTGTTCatcacatcttcttcttcaggtcTTTTCCTCTCAGACTTCAGTGAAAGAATCCAGCAGACAGTTGAGACAGATGAgtttcagcctgtttctgtgtcactctGACAAACTGAGGAACACTGCTTCATGTTGAACAGCAGTTAGGACtcatgttggatagaaaatcattgtgactgtgtttcttcctccaggGTGGACCATGGTGGAGAGCAGTGGTTAAAAGGTCTGAAAAAGTGTAAGTGTGGATTTATTTTGATTCATGACAActaaacagcacacagtcagtttctctttaaatacaaagttggtctttgtggtatttattcattaaaacattactgacaaaatgtgtcatcatgaaactttatagaaatgaacaacagatcagaagttaaacagagaataaatccatcaggtgtgtcaggtgataaactgctgctgtgttgtttcttcttctcttcatcagatttctgtgaactcaTGTAAAAAGCTCAGGCCTGATAGGTAAGAGCAAAGGcctaaaacaatttaaaataaatagaaaacacTCACAATTAAGAAATGAGGGTAAATTTACTAAAAAGGGCAGACAACGCCACCTAGGATTAATTAGCCTAGGACTCTAAAACAGGTTCTTAAAATCAGGAGGAGCAGAGCTTTAAAATAACGAAACAGATACCAGCGTGTACAAATAAGTGGGTTTATTATAAAAAGTTTCTTCAAAGATGGTTTAACCCAAGGTTTCACAGTATGCTTAGCAGTTAAAAGTCAATGAAAAGGTACttaaatcgccaaatatatgaaattaggcttcaaggttgtgtaaaaatcagcctctttctctgctcccaaacgcggctaactcagctaactagctaactgtagactgtagtagtagtgtgcgctgaatgtatttatacctctacagcagcagcagcgggtTTATACTAACGcggcagtgattttcagacccgcccattaaatccagacacagaaatcttgaaacacagtttgtgaagcctagctccacaattcaaatgtaaatggttgaaatgcttttcaCACTTTTCTTAGAAATACATGCATGacctttacacggtctttaaaaTCCGATGGCACAGTTAGAACAGGTCTTTATATGCAGCTCCCGGCTCTGTATAGTCCTCGTGCTGCTTATGGCTGCGAGTAGGGTTTCTAAAAGACAGGTACAGACACACTTCTCAACTTTAGCTTCCAGGTACGTTAAGGCTAGTGCCGCCACAGATTAGTCAGTGTACTCACGTATTTCCCAGGTCGTAGCAGAGCTAACGACCCAGGCCGGAGTAAAACAGCGTTGGCGGACACTATTGTAGCTCTGGTCTTTCCTCAGCTGTCCACTCCTCGTCCGGGGAAACCCTTTCGTCACGACTTGGATGCTGGCTGTCGACCTTGGTTTGTTGCTCCTCTCGCTCTACCTGTCACCCGTCCTTTTCTCCTGTGTTTACCGGAGTTTTGGCCCTCCCCCAGCCACTGATAGGCTGCAGCAGTCCTGTTGTCTCTCTCAGTGGTTGTTGTCACTGTCCATCAAGCGCAGCTACGCAGGTGCAGCACATCTTCAACCACAGTAATAAAGGCAAGAAGTAATTAGGAATTAAACTCTAGCGTGCACAAATAAAATccagcaacaataaaaacatggcaATCAATAAAACCCaagttaaaacaaataaaatcatgcataataataaaaacataaaaacatgcatagACActgcaaagaataaaaaacacttcTGCCTTATTACACTCacactggacacaaacacagtaaacagaaacctcaaactgtctgacaacaacaggaaggtgacagaTGTGAGagaggatcagtcatatcctgatcatccagacagatttgacaaTTTGCTACAGCTGCTGTGTAGTAAtggtctgactggtcgctgttactgggaggtcgagtggagaggaagagttaatctatcagtgagttacagaggaatccacaggaaaggaaaggatgaTGACTGTGAGTTTGGATGTAACGATCAGTCCTGGAGACTGACGTGCTCTGATGCTCAGGGTTACTCTGTCCATCACAATAAGAGAgaaacatccatctcctcctcctcctcctcctcctcctcctcctccgtctctaacagagtagcagtgtatgtggactgtcctgctggcactctgtccttctacagagtctcctctgacacactgatccacctccacaccttcaacaccacattcactgaacctctgtatgctgggtttatGTTCCAGTCTTATGGTTCCTCcgtgtctctgtgtcctctgtctgAGTGAGAGTCTCCTCCTGTGGAGACAAACAGTCACACAGCTGACTGAAGACAGCTGCTGAAATCACTGTTCACTCTGTTCACCAGTGAAcaatagaaacaggaagtgacagcagcttcctgtgtttaaatgttgatggtgGACGAGGTTTCACTCTGGTTTCATTTGGATCACTGACTGTGCTTTAATGTTAGAATATAGTTTCTATTAGAAGTAGTGAAATGATCTCCTCTGGACTGAATTGATGTGTAAAAACTGTGTTGACTCTGATATTCACTTCAGTAAAGTTTTCTTGGAGCAGCATCTAGCAGCTGTTAGTGGCTGTTAGTTATTCCATTTTATCAGGATCTTAAAGTGAAGtttttcctgaaaatgtcaaccAGACATCCCAGTCTGTTTGACATCAGCTCAGTTTGTGTTCAATCATTAACATCAACgtatgtttctatgtgatgtcatgtgtctgacatgtatgtatataataacATGTATGCGCTGATTTCCTTTAGTTTTTCTTATTCAGAGTAcatcagttgtttttgtttttttttaaacattttttaacattttttctctttgctgtaATTGATGTCTAATGTTATTCTACTTctagttttattacattatttgtgtatttatctaattaaaacatttatgacaACATTATTCCTGCAAACATATTTACAGATGTTAGATATATTTCtcattttgtgatgttttacaaTGGTAAAAGTCTTTAATTTAGTTTCTAATAATTAAATCTCCATTTTTAACTCAGAGccacataaacaaacagcttCCTTCTGAGTGGTGAAGAGTATTTTTACCTTTATTAACACATTAATATCTTCAGTGTca
Encoded here:
- the LOC133997989 gene encoding stonustoxin subunit alpha-like, with product MLAVDLGLLLLSLYLSPVLFSCVYRSFGPPPATDRLQQSCCLSQWLLSLSIKRSYADTAKNKKHFCLITLTLDTNTVNRNLKLSDNNRKVTDVREDQSYPDHPDRFDNLLQLLCSNGLTGRCYWEVEWRGRVNLSVSYRGIHRKGKDDDCEFGCNDQSWRLTCSDAQGYSVHHNKRETSISSSSSSSSSSSVSNRVAVYVDCPAGTLSFYRVSSDTLIHLHTFNTTFTEPLYAGFMFQSYGSSVSLCPLSE